The sequence GGTCGGCGAGCGTCAGTCCCGGAATGAGCCCCGACGAGATGTGTCCGAGCAGGCCCTCGCGGAAGTGCAGGGCGATTCCGTATTGCTCCGATGTAAACTCGACGACGCCCGTGCGTTTGTTGAGCGCCATGAGTCGCAGCACGCGCTCGGGGCGCACATCGAGCAGGTCGCCCACCGGGTTGATCGCCTTTTTCGCGGCGGATTGCGAGAGCAGACGAAAGTCCGTGGCGGTACCGCTGGGAGACTTCGCCTCGCGCTCGCGCTCCTGGATCAAATTGACGCCGAGGAGCTGCCCCACCGCTTGATACAGCCGCTGCACCGTGAGCGGCATGACGACCACGTCGTTGACGCCCCACTTGGTCCGCGCCTCGATCATCAGCCGACCCGACACGAGCGCCGTGGTGAGCAGAATCGGCGTCGTGCGATCGCGCATTTCGTCGCGGATCTTCCGGCAAAACGCGTAGCTGCTGCCGTTCACCAGATACGCGGGGATGACGATCAGGTCGGGTTTCCGGTTTTCATAGAATTCGATCGCCTCCTCGGCGTCGGTCGTCGTCTTGACCGCGAAACCGGCGTTGCGAAGCGGCTCCTTGAGGAGTTGGCATTCCTGCTGCGTGGTCTGCAAAACAAGAATCACGCCCCGCGCGGACTGCGTTTCGGTCGGCGTTTTCTCCGGGTCGTCGTATCGCACGTCGTTTCTCCGGCGTTAAACCATTCCCAATTCGGCGCGGGCGGCGGGGTCCAGATAGTTCTCGAAGCTCTTCTTGTCGGCCGAAGCGAGAAACGCCTCGACCGGGCGGACGAGCTGGCGTTTGAGAAGATCCGTCAGAGCCTGATCCATGAGCTGCATGCCCATCGCCTTGCTCGTCTGGATGAGCGACGGAATCTGG is a genomic window of Deltaproteobacteria bacterium containing:
- a CDS encoding response regulator — its product is MRYDDPEKTPTETQSARGVILVLQTTQQECQLLKEPLRNAGFAVKTTTDAEEAIEFYENRKPDLIVIPAYLVNGSSYAFCRKIRDEMRDRTTPILLTTALVSGRLMIEARTKWGVNDVVVMPLTVQRLYQAVGQLLGVNLIQEREREAKSPSGTATDFRLLSQSAAKKAINPVGDLLDVRPERVLRLMALNKRTGVVEFTSEQYGIALHFREGLLGHISSGLIPGLTLADHLAATRDLPAGVIKDAQTVAIRTRRLLGEVLLEMGSIHLAELELALRRQMIEKGVSVFGWAGGRYVFNKKAPEIPSDTSIALSVEELIFRGVRRFFRPDDIAILYPRFHSTIFTFVQDKGFRIGDLQLTDEERRAVFAMTGRNRVNDLLDVTGWSLPELTSMIAALTALKMVRAADTVA